From the Bacillus tuaregi genome, one window contains:
- a CDS encoding urease accessory protein UreD, with product MTVHTGYLQVEVGNKNGKSVITNSFFDGVFKITRPTYGPDNLPLLTLIHVGGGYVDGDSYLTEVVVNDAASLALTTQASTKVYKSPRFGVTQTMDFFLKENSELHVKQDPLILYRDASFKQFTNVYMNSSALFTYCDIMTPGWSVDGQPFLYKKLASQMKIYVDSELKVFDHLLLEPDEQIQSLMNLEGFTHIGTMFVIHQTITEAFITDVRELLLTESTPSRWGISKLSVPGLVLRVLAFRTADIEKIFSRCEHYFRKTLQQKEGIEWRKC from the coding sequence ATGACCGTCCACACCGGTTATCTTCAGGTCGAGGTCGGAAATAAAAACGGCAAATCTGTCATTACCAACAGCTTCTTCGACGGTGTTTTCAAAATCACTCGTCCGACCTATGGCCCTGACAATCTGCCGCTCCTTACACTGATTCATGTCGGAGGAGGCTATGTGGATGGCGATTCCTACCTGACAGAGGTGGTGGTGAATGATGCGGCCTCCCTTGCGCTTACGACTCAGGCATCTACCAAGGTCTATAAATCCCCGCGATTCGGTGTAACACAGACGATGGATTTTTTTCTAAAAGAAAACAGTGAACTCCATGTTAAACAAGACCCATTAATTCTTTATCGTGATGCCAGCTTCAAGCAATTTACCAATGTATACATGAATTCCTCGGCCCTATTTACTTATTGCGATATCATGACGCCAGGCTGGTCGGTGGACGGACAGCCTTTTCTCTATAAAAAATTGGCCTCCCAAATGAAAATATATGTAGACTCTGAATTGAAGGTATTTGACCACCTGCTGCTAGAGCCTGATGAGCAGATACAATCCTTGATGAATTTGGAGGGGTTTACCCATATTGGTACAATGTTTGTCATCCATCAAACCATAACCGAAGCCTTTATCACCGATGTAAGGGAGCTGTTATTAACGGAATCGACACCCTCTAGATGGGGAATCAGTAAGCTAAGCGTGCCAGGCTTGGTACTGCGTGTATTGGCTTTCAGAACCGCTGATATTGAGAAGATTTTTTCAAGGTGCGAGCACTATTTCAGGAAAACGCTTCAGCAAAAAGAAGGAATTGAATGGAGAAAGTGCTAG